From Toxorhynchites rutilus septentrionalis strain SRP chromosome 2, ASM2978413v1, whole genome shotgun sequence, a single genomic window includes:
- the LOC129764776 gene encoding long-chain-fatty-acid--CoA ligase 6 isoform X3, with protein sequence MSCCGSAEPVRPPINPSFQSDILKGPEQIHVSKFYKEAKDGKYVSCLSDDARTLYQTFRKGVIESNNGPCLGWRENLNSAYQWMNYNEALLRAKNFGSGLIALGLRPGTSTFVGIYSQNRPEWILFEQGCYCYSLVVVPLYDTLGPDACAFIINQTEIALVVVEDDKKVNLLLDKAPKALRKLVVIREVRPATLQRAKNQGIDIHMFDEVEKLGARSDFPEVEPKPSDLCTVCYTSGTTGNPKGVMLSHMNVVSGVAGVLLQLGHHKPRVGDVMISFLPLAHMLERCCENGVYYNGGAVGFYSGDIKELSNDMKALRPTLMPAVPRLLNRVYDKIYTEVSRSPVKKLLLRMALNAKESEIKRGIVRRTSIWDKVVFRKIQEGFGGRLRLMVVGSAPLSPTVLTFCRAALGCLICEGYGQTECTAPITLTVQGDFVPGHVGPPVACNAIKLVDVPEMEYYASQQQGEICVKGSNVFIGYYKDPVRTAETIDEDGWHHTGDIGQWQSNGTLKVIDRKKHIFKLSQGEYIVPEKIENAYVRSQYVEQVFVHGESLKSCIVAIVVPDVEVIKHWATENNIPGTLSVLCNNPDVKQLIMNDMIAWGKEFGLRSFEQVKDIYLHPDLFSVQNGLLTPTFKSRRPQIKNYFAPQLDDMYKNLD encoded by the exons GGCCCCGAACAGATTCACGTGTCAAAATTCTACAAGGAAGCTAAGGACGGAAAATACGTCAGCTGTTTGTCGGACGATGCCCGAACTCTATACCAGACCTTCCGGAAAGGTGTCATTGAGTCGAACAATGGCCCCTGTCTTGGCTGGCGAGAGAATCTGAATTCGGCATATCAG TGGATGAATTACAACGAGGCGCTGCTGCGAGCGAAGAATTTTGGCTCTGGTCTTATCGCACTTGGACTTCGTCCTGGAACGAGCACCTTCGTGGGTATCTACTCACAAAACCGACCAGAATGGATTCTCTTCGAGCAGGGCTGCTACTGCTATTCGCTGGTTGTTGTTCCTCTGTACGATACGCTTGGGCCGGATGCTTGTGCGTTCATCATCAATCAAACCGAAATCGCATTGGTGGTAGTCGAGGATGACAAAAAGGTTAATCTGCTGCTCGATAAGGCGCCAAA GGCCCTCCGCAAATTGGTAGTTATCCGGGAAGTCCGGCCGGCCACACTGCAGCGTGCCAAAAATCAAGGCATCGATATTCATATGTTCGACGAAGTGGAGAAGCTGGGCGCCCGCAGCGATTTTCCCGAAGTTGAACCAAAGCCCTCCGATCTCTGCACAGTCTGCTACACATCCGGTACAACCGGTAACCCGAAGGGTGTGATGCTGTCACACATGAATGTCGTATCCGGAGTAGCCGGAGTGCTGCTACAGCTCGGTCACCACAAGCCTCGCGTAGGAGATGTTATGATTTCTTTTTTACCACTTGCCCATATGTTGGAAAGGTGCTGCGAAAACGGTGTTTACTACAACGGTGGTGCAGTCGGATTTTATTCCGGTGATATCAAAGAACTCTCGAATGATATGAAAGCGTTGAGACCAACCCTCATGCCTGCTGTTCCCAGATTGCTCAACCGAGTGTACGATAAGATCTACACGGAAGTGTCACGATCGCCTGTCAAAAAGCTACTGCTCAGGATGGCACTCAACGCGAAGGAATCTGAAATTAAGCGAGGAATTGTACGGCGAACTAGCATTTGGGATAAGGTGGTATTCCGGAAAATCCAGGAAGGATTTGGCGGTCGATTGCGGCTGATGGTGGTCGGTTCCGCGCCACTTTCGCCAACTGTACTCACATTCTGTCGGGCGGCTCTTGGATGTCTCATTTGCGAGGGCTATGGGCAAACGGAATGCACGGCACCGATTACGCTGACAGTACAGGGTGATTTCGTTCCCGGCCATGTCGGACCACCGGTTGCGTGTAATGCGATTAAGCTGGTAGATGTTCCCGAGATGGAGTACTATGCGTCTCAGCAGCAAGGCGAGATTTGCGTCAAAGGATCGAACGTGTTTATTGG TTACTACAAGGATCCGGTCCGGACGGCCGAGACCATTGACGAGGACGGATGGCATCACACCGGTGACATCGGCCAGTGGCAATCGAACGGAACGTTGAAGGTGATCGATCGGAAGAAACACATCTTCAAGCTGAGTCAGGGCGAGTACATCGTaccggaaaaaattgaaaacgccTACGTCCGAAGTCAGTATGTTGAGCAGGTCTTCGTGCACGGTGAAAGTTTAAAG AGTTGCATCGTTGCGATTGTGGTACCTGACGTCGAGGTCATCAAGCATTGGGCCACGGAGAACAACATTCCGGGAACGTTGAGCGTGCTCTGCAACAATCCCGATGTGAAGCAGCTGATCATGAACGATATGATCGCCTGGGGCAAGGAGTTTGGACTCAGATCATTCGAACAG GTTAAGGACATTTATCTGCACCCGGATCTGTTCTCGGTGCAGAATGGACTTTTGACGCCCACCTTCAAGAGCCGTAGGCCCCAGATAAAGAACTATTTCGCCCCACAGTTGGACGATATGTACAAAAATCTGGATTGA
- the LOC129764776 gene encoding long-chain-fatty-acid--CoA ligase 6 isoform X2 has translation MPSRRGLVDELDGCLQYVGGPGGALALTGVAAATAYYYATRPVPEKPLVPLDNQCPIEDGPEQIHVSKFYKEAKDGKYVSCLSDDARTLYQTFRKGVIESNNGPCLGWRENLNSAYQWMNYNEALLRAKNFGSGLIALGLRPGTSTFVGIYSQNRPEWILFEQGCYCYSLVVVPLYDTLGPDACAFIINQTEIALVVVEDDKKVNLLLDKAPKALRKLVVIREVRPATLQRAKNQGIDIHMFDEVEKLGARSDFPEVEPKPSDLCTVCYTSGTTGNPKGVMLSHMNVVSGVAGVLLQLGHHKPRVGDVMISFLPLAHMLERCCENGVYYNGGAVGFYSGDIKELSNDMKALRPTLMPAVPRLLNRVYDKIYTEVSRSPVKKLLLRMALNAKESEIKRGIVRRTSIWDKVVFRKIQEGFGGRLRLMVVGSAPLSPTVLTFCRAALGCLICEGYGQTECTAPITLTVQGDFVPGHVGPPVACNAIKLVDVPEMEYYASQQQGEICVKGSNVFIGYYKDPVRTAETIDEDGWHHTGDIGQWQSNGTLKVIDRKKHIFKLSQGEYIVPEKIENAYVRSQYVEQVFVHGESLKSCIVAIVVPDVEVIKHWATENNIPGTLSVLCNNPDVKQLIMNDMIAWGKEFGLRSFEQVKDIYLHPDLFSVQNGLLTPTFKSRRPQIKNYFAPQLDDMYKNLD, from the exons GGCCCCGAACAGATTCACGTGTCAAAATTCTACAAGGAAGCTAAGGACGGAAAATACGTCAGCTGTTTGTCGGACGATGCCCGAACTCTATACCAGACCTTCCGGAAAGGTGTCATTGAGTCGAACAATGGCCCCTGTCTTGGCTGGCGAGAGAATCTGAATTCGGCATATCAG TGGATGAATTACAACGAGGCGCTGCTGCGAGCGAAGAATTTTGGCTCTGGTCTTATCGCACTTGGACTTCGTCCTGGAACGAGCACCTTCGTGGGTATCTACTCACAAAACCGACCAGAATGGATTCTCTTCGAGCAGGGCTGCTACTGCTATTCGCTGGTTGTTGTTCCTCTGTACGATACGCTTGGGCCGGATGCTTGTGCGTTCATCATCAATCAAACCGAAATCGCATTGGTGGTAGTCGAGGATGACAAAAAGGTTAATCTGCTGCTCGATAAGGCGCCAAA GGCCCTCCGCAAATTGGTAGTTATCCGGGAAGTCCGGCCGGCCACACTGCAGCGTGCCAAAAATCAAGGCATCGATATTCATATGTTCGACGAAGTGGAGAAGCTGGGCGCCCGCAGCGATTTTCCCGAAGTTGAACCAAAGCCCTCCGATCTCTGCACAGTCTGCTACACATCCGGTACAACCGGTAACCCGAAGGGTGTGATGCTGTCACACATGAATGTCGTATCCGGAGTAGCCGGAGTGCTGCTACAGCTCGGTCACCACAAGCCTCGCGTAGGAGATGTTATGATTTCTTTTTTACCACTTGCCCATATGTTGGAAAGGTGCTGCGAAAACGGTGTTTACTACAACGGTGGTGCAGTCGGATTTTATTCCGGTGATATCAAAGAACTCTCGAATGATATGAAAGCGTTGAGACCAACCCTCATGCCTGCTGTTCCCAGATTGCTCAACCGAGTGTACGATAAGATCTACACGGAAGTGTCACGATCGCCTGTCAAAAAGCTACTGCTCAGGATGGCACTCAACGCGAAGGAATCTGAAATTAAGCGAGGAATTGTACGGCGAACTAGCATTTGGGATAAGGTGGTATTCCGGAAAATCCAGGAAGGATTTGGCGGTCGATTGCGGCTGATGGTGGTCGGTTCCGCGCCACTTTCGCCAACTGTACTCACATTCTGTCGGGCGGCTCTTGGATGTCTCATTTGCGAGGGCTATGGGCAAACGGAATGCACGGCACCGATTACGCTGACAGTACAGGGTGATTTCGTTCCCGGCCATGTCGGACCACCGGTTGCGTGTAATGCGATTAAGCTGGTAGATGTTCCCGAGATGGAGTACTATGCGTCTCAGCAGCAAGGCGAGATTTGCGTCAAAGGATCGAACGTGTTTATTGG TTACTACAAGGATCCGGTCCGGACGGCCGAGACCATTGACGAGGACGGATGGCATCACACCGGTGACATCGGCCAGTGGCAATCGAACGGAACGTTGAAGGTGATCGATCGGAAGAAACACATCTTCAAGCTGAGTCAGGGCGAGTACATCGTaccggaaaaaattgaaaacgccTACGTCCGAAGTCAGTATGTTGAGCAGGTCTTCGTGCACGGTGAAAGTTTAAAG AGTTGCATCGTTGCGATTGTGGTACCTGACGTCGAGGTCATCAAGCATTGGGCCACGGAGAACAACATTCCGGGAACGTTGAGCGTGCTCTGCAACAATCCCGATGTGAAGCAGCTGATCATGAACGATATGATCGCCTGGGGCAAGGAGTTTGGACTCAGATCATTCGAACAG GTTAAGGACATTTATCTGCACCCGGATCTGTTCTCGGTGCAGAATGGACTTTTGACGCCCACCTTCAAGAGCCGTAGGCCCCAGATAAAGAACTATTTCGCCCCACAGTTGGACGATATGTACAAAAATCTGGATTGA